A region of Pseudarthrobacter sp. NIBRBAC000502770 DNA encodes the following proteins:
- the fdhA gene encoding formaldehyde dehydrogenase, glutathione-independent produces the protein MTGNKAVAYKEAGKVEVIDIDYPTFELKDGPGVNPANVGRPVNHGVILKTVATNICGSDQHMVRGRTTAPPNLVLGHEITGEVVEVGRDVEFIKVGDLCSVPFNIACGRCRNCKERKTGICLNVNPDRPGSAYGYVDMGGWVGGQANYVLVPYADWNLLKFPDKDKAMEKILDLAMLSDIFPTGFHGAVTAGVGVGSTVYVAGAGPVGLAAATSAHLLGAAVVIVGDMNEGRLAQARSFGCETVDLSKGDPKDQIEQILGVPEVDCGVDAVGFEAKGHGHDAKEAPATVLNSLMELTAAGGALGIPGLYVTGDPGGIDDAAKKGALSLSLGTGWAKSLSFTTGQCPVMKYNRQLMMAILNDRVNIAKNVNAKAIPLEEAPKGYAEFDAGAATKYVLNPNGYLS, from the coding sequence ATGACAGGGAACAAAGCCGTTGCCTACAAAGAAGCCGGCAAGGTCGAAGTAATTGACATTGATTATCCAACGTTCGAGCTCAAAGACGGCCCCGGGGTCAACCCCGCCAACGTGGGACGCCCGGTCAACCACGGGGTCATCCTCAAGACCGTGGCCACCAACATCTGCGGATCGGACCAGCACATGGTCCGCGGCCGCACCACAGCCCCGCCCAACCTTGTGCTGGGCCATGAGATCACCGGCGAAGTGGTGGAGGTGGGCCGCGACGTCGAGTTCATCAAGGTGGGCGACCTCTGTTCCGTGCCGTTCAACATCGCCTGCGGACGCTGCCGGAACTGCAAGGAACGCAAGACCGGCATCTGCCTGAACGTGAACCCAGACCGGCCGGGCAGTGCCTACGGCTACGTGGACATGGGCGGCTGGGTGGGAGGCCAGGCCAACTACGTGCTGGTCCCGTATGCAGACTGGAACCTGCTGAAGTTCCCGGACAAGGACAAGGCCATGGAGAAGATCCTGGACCTTGCCATGCTCTCGGATATCTTCCCCACCGGGTTCCATGGTGCGGTCACAGCCGGTGTCGGCGTTGGGTCCACCGTATACGTGGCCGGTGCCGGTCCTGTTGGCCTCGCAGCGGCCACCAGCGCGCACCTGCTGGGTGCCGCCGTCGTGATTGTGGGCGACATGAACGAGGGCCGGCTGGCGCAGGCACGCAGCTTCGGCTGCGAGACTGTGGACCTTTCCAAGGGTGACCCGAAGGATCAGATCGAGCAGATCCTCGGCGTCCCGGAGGTGGACTGCGGCGTGGACGCCGTCGGTTTCGAAGCGAAGGGCCACGGCCATGACGCCAAGGAGGCACCGGCGACCGTCCTGAACTCCCTGATGGAGCTCACGGCCGCCGGCGGAGCGCTCGGCATCCCCGGCCTGTACGTCACCGGTGATCCGGGCGGCATTGATGACGCCGCCAAGAAGGGTGCGCTGTCGCTGAGCCTGGGCACGGGCTGGGCCAAGTCCCTTAGCTTCACTACGGGCCAGTGCCCGGTCATGAAGTACAACCGGCAGCTGATGATGGCCATCCTGAATGACCGGGTCAACATCGCCAAGAACGTCAACGCCAAGGCGATTCCGCTGGAGGAGGCACCGAAGGGCTACGCGGAGTTCGACGCGGGCGCAGCCACCAAGTACGTCCTGAACCCGAACGGCTACCTGAGCTGA
- a CDS encoding aldo/keto reductase, translating into MKTRTIGQLTVSALGLGCMGMSEFYGTGDEQESVATIHEFLDAGGSLLDTADMYGPFTNEKLVGSAIAGRRGDVVLATKFGNERREDGSWVGINGRPDYVRSACDASLQRLGVDHIDLYYQHRVDKTVPIEDTVGAMAELVQAGKVRFLGLSEASAETIRRAHAVHPITALQTEYSLWEREPETKVFPVLAELGIGFVPYSPLGRGFLTGQIRSVDDFAEDDFRRHSPRFQGENFTRNLELVDRVKELADRKQCTPGQLALAWLLAQGEHIVPIPGTKKRERLHENLGAVDVELTQDELQLLDELAPAGSTAGARYPNMSSIDT; encoded by the coding sequence ATGAAAACGCGCACTATTGGACAACTGACAGTCTCCGCCCTTGGCCTTGGCTGCATGGGCATGAGCGAGTTCTACGGCACCGGTGACGAGCAGGAGTCGGTGGCCACGATCCACGAGTTCCTGGACGCCGGCGGATCGCTGCTGGACACGGCCGACATGTACGGCCCCTTCACCAACGAGAAACTTGTGGGCAGCGCCATTGCAGGACGCCGCGGAGACGTTGTGCTCGCCACTAAATTCGGCAATGAACGCCGCGAGGACGGTTCCTGGGTGGGCATCAACGGCCGGCCCGACTACGTCCGGTCCGCTTGCGACGCCAGCCTGCAGCGGCTGGGGGTGGACCACATCGATCTCTACTACCAGCACCGGGTGGACAAGACGGTTCCCATCGAGGACACGGTGGGCGCCATGGCGGAACTGGTCCAGGCCGGGAAGGTCCGCTTCCTGGGCCTCTCCGAAGCATCCGCGGAAACCATCCGGCGGGCCCACGCCGTGCACCCGATCACCGCGCTGCAGACGGAGTACTCGCTGTGGGAGCGGGAGCCCGAGACCAAGGTGTTCCCCGTACTCGCGGAGCTGGGCATCGGTTTCGTGCCGTACAGTCCCCTGGGCCGTGGTTTCCTCACCGGCCAGATCCGCAGCGTGGACGACTTCGCCGAGGACGATTTCCGCAGGCACTCCCCCCGCTTCCAGGGGGAGAACTTCACACGGAACCTGGAACTCGTGGACCGCGTCAAGGAGCTGGCGGACCGGAAACAGTGCACTCCCGGCCAGCTGGCCCTCGCCTGGCTGCTGGCACAGGGCGAACACATCGTGCCGATCCCCGGTACCAAGAAACGCGAACGCCTGCACGAGAACCTCGGCGCCGTGGACGTGGAGCTGACCCAGGACGAGCTCCAACTCCTGGACGAGCTGGCACCCGCGGGGTCCACTGCCGGTGCCCGCTACCCCAACATGTCCTCTATCGACACGTAG
- a CDS encoding GNAT family N-acetyltransferase, producing the protein MSDITVRHNPGRERFEILDAGNVIGKAAYKEYDGGESPQRIFYHTVINEEYGGQGLAGRLATVALDSTVEEGIGVVPVCPFIKKFLAKHPEYLASVVTVAPAHLEFLDTALAARTRG; encoded by the coding sequence TTGAGCGACATCACCGTCCGCCACAACCCCGGGCGCGAACGCTTCGAGATTCTTGATGCCGGCAATGTGATCGGCAAGGCGGCGTACAAGGAGTACGACGGCGGGGAGTCGCCGCAGCGGATTTTCTACCACACCGTCATCAACGAGGAATACGGCGGCCAGGGCCTGGCCGGCCGCTTGGCCACGGTTGCCTTGGACAGCACGGTGGAGGAGGGCATCGGCGTCGTCCCGGTGTGCCCCTTCATCAAGAAGTTCCTGGCCAAGCACCCTGAATACCTGGCCAGCGTGGTGACCGTGGCCCCTGCGCACCTGGAATTCCTGGACACGGCGCTCGCCGCGCGCACCCGGGGTTAG
- a CDS encoding TerC family protein, producing MDVPAYAWTLTIAAIVALLAFDFFFHVRKAHTPSLKESATWSAIYVTIAVLFGLVVLVFGGSDMGTEYFAGYVTEKALSVDNLFVFLIIMASFKVPRADQQKVLLFGIVFSLIARTAFIFLGAALINSFAWVFYIFGLILLVTAGNLLKPDDHDDDSDGLVVRLAKKLLPASEHYDGDKLFTVENGKRVLTPMLLVMVAIGGTDILFALDSIPAIFGLTQNVFVVFTATAFSLMGLRQLFFLIDGLLDRLIFLSYGLAAILGFIGVKLILHALHENTLPFINDGGHVNVVEVSTGLSLSVILGVLVVTILASVFSPKGKAKNAVSGARRHATEYVDLNYETDMAERDKIFAKMVREEDQIRKLPEKYKRLVRHETEFMDLIRKAHDEHDKAQVRAAAAEG from the coding sequence GTGGACGTACCTGCTTATGCCTGGACCCTGACCATCGCGGCGATCGTTGCGCTGCTGGCCTTCGACTTTTTCTTCCACGTCCGTAAGGCCCACACCCCCTCACTCAAGGAATCAGCCACCTGGTCCGCCATCTACGTGACCATCGCGGTGCTCTTTGGGCTGGTTGTGCTTGTGTTCGGCGGATCCGACATGGGCACCGAGTACTTCGCCGGCTACGTCACGGAGAAGGCCCTGTCCGTGGACAACCTTTTCGTGTTCCTGATCATCATGGCCAGCTTCAAGGTGCCGCGGGCTGACCAGCAGAAGGTGCTGCTCTTCGGCATCGTCTTCTCCCTTATTGCCCGTACGGCCTTCATCTTCCTGGGTGCGGCGCTGATCAACAGCTTCGCCTGGGTGTTTTACATCTTTGGGCTCATCCTGCTGGTTACGGCGGGAAACCTGCTCAAACCGGACGACCACGACGACGACTCCGACGGGCTGGTGGTCCGGCTCGCCAAGAAACTGCTGCCCGCCTCGGAACATTACGATGGCGACAAACTGTTCACGGTGGAGAACGGCAAGCGGGTCCTGACGCCTATGCTGCTGGTCATGGTGGCCATCGGCGGTACTGACATCCTGTTTGCCCTGGACTCCATCCCGGCAATTTTCGGGCTGACCCAGAACGTCTTTGTTGTCTTCACTGCCACGGCGTTCTCGCTGATGGGCCTGCGGCAGCTGTTCTTCCTGATCGACGGCCTGCTGGACCGGCTGATCTTCCTCTCCTACGGCCTTGCCGCCATCCTGGGGTTCATCGGCGTGAAGCTCATCCTGCACGCCCTGCACGAAAACACGCTGCCCTTCATTAACGACGGCGGGCATGTCAACGTGGTGGAAGTCAGCACCGGCCTGTCACTCAGCGTGATCCTCGGGGTGCTGGTGGTGACCATCCTCGCTTCGGTCTTCAGCCCCAAGGGCAAGGCCAAGAACGCGGTATCGGGGGCGAGGCGGCACGCCACCGAGTACGTGGACCTCAACTACGAAACGGACATGGCGGAGCGGGACAAGATCTTCGCCAAGATGGTCCGTGAGGAGGACCAGATCCGGAAGCTTCCCGAGAAGTACAAGCGGCTGGTCCGCCATGAAACCGAGTTCATGGACCTGATCCGGAAAGCCCATGACGAGCACGACAAGGCCCAGGTGCGGGCCGCCGCGGCCGAGGGCTGA
- a CDS encoding ATP-dependent DNA helicase RecQ, translated as MSDEPALRALAASSFNLPDLRDGQLSGMAALAEGRDVLAVMPTGYGKSAIYQVAALHLHKATGRPAVVVSPLIALQEDQLDGLSQLLGPDAAVAINSSHSDAEIEDAWRAAGEGSAVFLFLAPEQLAKQATVDRIKALDITLFVVDEAHCVSSWGHDFRPDYLALGHVRAQLGNPPVAALTATASPPVRDEIMERLGMNKPLVLVHGFDRPNISLDVVRHHEDKDKRKAVLVQVAGLARKGHGLLYAATRKDTEKYAAKLVAEGLRAEAYHAGRSAGDRERIHELFLNDALDVVVATTAFGMGIDKPNVRFVVHADIPESLDSYYQEIGRAGRDGAPASAVLHYRSEDLGLRKFFGTHSPDPGSLLAVLKVLKAAHAPTPKSSLAELTGFKARRITSLVNQLEEIDAVSTGKRGVRLTSKAKLPALVGDAVELAEARQRVDQSRLTMMRAYAETDGCRRKFLLGYFGEDLPDPCGNCDGCAEAANQAAAKESDGGAPASAAGEPFPLQSTVVHKDWGPGLVMRHEDDVITVLFEQEGYKTLSRAAVVEHQLLKPA; from the coding sequence ATGTCCGACGAACCTGCCCTTCGGGCCCTTGCTGCTTCCTCCTTCAACCTGCCGGACCTTCGGGACGGGCAGCTTTCCGGCATGGCCGCGCTCGCGGAAGGCCGCGATGTCCTGGCCGTCATGCCCACCGGCTACGGCAAATCAGCGATCTACCAGGTCGCAGCACTGCACCTGCACAAGGCAACGGGACGTCCCGCCGTCGTGGTTTCACCGCTGATTGCCCTGCAGGAGGACCAGCTGGACGGCCTGTCCCAGCTCCTCGGACCGGATGCCGCCGTAGCCATCAATTCCTCACACAGCGATGCCGAAATCGAGGATGCCTGGCGCGCTGCCGGGGAAGGCTCGGCCGTGTTCCTGTTCCTCGCCCCGGAACAGCTGGCCAAGCAGGCAACCGTGGACCGTATCAAGGCACTGGACATCACGCTGTTCGTCGTGGATGAGGCACACTGCGTCTCCTCCTGGGGACACGACTTCCGGCCCGACTACCTGGCGCTCGGACATGTCCGCGCGCAGCTGGGGAACCCGCCCGTGGCTGCCCTGACAGCTACGGCTTCCCCTCCGGTCCGGGACGAGATTATGGAGCGGCTTGGTATGAACAAGCCCTTGGTGCTGGTGCATGGGTTCGACCGGCCCAACATCAGCCTCGACGTGGTCCGGCACCACGAAGACAAGGACAAGCGCAAAGCCGTGCTGGTGCAGGTCGCTGGCCTGGCACGCAAAGGGCATGGGCTCCTCTACGCCGCCACCCGGAAGGACACGGAGAAATACGCCGCCAAACTGGTCGCGGAGGGGCTGCGTGCCGAGGCGTACCATGCGGGCCGGTCCGCCGGGGACCGGGAACGCATCCACGAGCTGTTCCTGAACGACGCGCTGGACGTGGTGGTGGCCACCACCGCGTTCGGCATGGGAATCGACAAGCCCAACGTGCGCTTCGTGGTGCACGCTGACATCCCGGAATCGCTGGACTCCTACTACCAGGAGATCGGACGGGCAGGCAGGGACGGCGCACCCGCCTCAGCCGTCCTGCACTACCGGTCAGAGGACCTTGGCCTGCGGAAATTCTTCGGCACCCACTCCCCCGACCCCGGGTCTCTCCTTGCCGTCCTGAAGGTCCTCAAGGCCGCCCATGCACCCACGCCCAAGTCCTCCCTTGCGGAGTTGACGGGGTTCAAGGCCCGGCGCATCACGTCCCTTGTGAACCAGCTGGAGGAAATCGATGCCGTCAGCACCGGGAAGCGCGGGGTGCGGCTCACGTCCAAAGCCAAGCTGCCCGCGTTGGTGGGTGACGCCGTCGAGCTGGCCGAAGCCCGGCAGCGGGTTGACCAGTCGCGGCTGACCATGATGCGCGCCTACGCCGAGACGGACGGCTGCCGCCGGAAGTTCCTGCTCGGCTACTTTGGCGAGGACCTGCCGGACCCCTGCGGCAATTGTGACGGGTGTGCTGAAGCCGCCAACCAGGCGGCGGCGAAGGAGTCCGACGGCGGCGCGCCGGCGTCCGCTGCCGGCGAGCCTTTCCCGCTGCAGTCCACGGTGGTCCATAAGGACTGGGGCCCCGGCCTGGTGATGCGGCACGAGGACGATGTCATCACGGTGCTCTTCGAGCAGGAAGGGTACAAAACGCTGTCCAGGGCAGCCGTCGTGGAGCACCAGCTGCTGAAACCCGCTTAG